One Candidatus Epulonipiscium sp. genomic region harbors:
- the tsaD gene encoding tRNA (adenosine(37)-N6)-threonylcarbamoyltransferase complex transferase subunit TsaD produces the protein MNVKKDIYILAVETSCDETAASIVKNGREVLSNVISSQINLHKQYGGVVPEIASRKHVEKINPVVHEALEQAHISLDGVDAIGVTYGPGLVGALLVGLSAAKAMSFAVKKPLIGVNHIEGHISANYIENKEFEPPFICLIVSGGHTHLVYVKNYGEYEIIGKTRDDAAGEAYDKVARAIGLGYPGGPKIDSLAKEGNPSAIDFPRTYLEGGSYDFSFSGLKSSVLNHLNRCKMMGEDINKKDISASFQQAVIDVLVSKTVRASKEKGINKIALAGGVSANNGLRKAMDEVCRKENIFLQYPSHILCTDNAAMIGSAAYFKYIKGIRHGLDLNAVPGLKLEE, from the coding sequence ATGAACGTTAAAAAGGATATATATATATTAGCAGTAGAAACTTCATGTGATGAAACTGCAGCATCAATTGTAAAAAACGGCAGAGAAGTTTTATCCAATGTAATTTCATCGCAAATCAATCTTCATAAGCAGTATGGAGGGGTAGTACCTGAAATTGCTTCTAGAAAACATGTGGAAAAGATTAATCCTGTAGTACATGAGGCTTTAGAACAGGCCCATATATCTTTGGATGGTGTAGATGCCATAGGTGTCACTTATGGTCCTGGATTGGTAGGAGCATTGTTAGTAGGATTATCAGCAGCAAAAGCGATGTCTTTTGCCGTTAAAAAACCTTTAATAGGAGTAAATCATATAGAAGGCCATATATCCGCAAATTATATCGAAAACAAAGAATTTGAACCTCCATTTATATGCCTGATTGTATCAGGGGGTCATACTCATTTGGTTTATGTTAAAAATTACGGTGAGTATGAGATAATAGGAAAAACGAGGGATGATGCTGCAGGGGAGGCTTATGATAAGGTTGCAAGGGCAATCGGATTGGGTTATCCCGGGGGACCTAAAATTGATAGTTTAGCAAAAGAAGGGAATCCCAGTGCTATTGATTTTCCCAGGACATACCTAGAGGGGGGGTCTTATGACTTTAGCTTCAGTGGATTAAAGTCTTCCGTATTAAACCATTTAAATCGCTGCAAAATGATGGGGGAAGATATAAACAAAAAGGACATATCAGCTAGCTTCCAGCAGGCTGTTATTGATGTTTTGGTTTCTAAAACAGTTAGAGCCTCAAAAGAAAAGGGGATAAATAAAATTGCATTAGCAGGAGGGGTTTCTGCAAATAATGGCCTTAGAAAAGCCATGGATGAAGTATGTCGAAAAGAAAACATATTTTTGCAATATCCATCCCATATTTTATGTACTGATAATGCTGCAATGATAGGTTCTGCGGCATACTTTAAATATATAAAAGGAATTCGCCATGGACTTGACTTAAATGCTGTACCGGGTTTAAAATTAGAAGAATGA
- a CDS encoding AAA family ATPase, with product MRKFPELKYTELKKTIDPSEFDFKTTQELDYMEGIIGQERAVKAMEFGLNIKMRGYNIYMSGPTGSGKTSYGKSYIKKVAANEAVPYDWCYVYNYNKPGNPIALRFPPGLGKEFRDDMNELIEYLLVDIPKAFSSEEYENEKTEIIKSYQSKRDELIKNMKDKAEELGFAVKMTNSGIYFVPVVDGEAIEDENLESLDDELKEQLSEVTDEIQDEVSETMKVLRDIEKKAKQKIEDLDYKIGLFAVGHHISCLKERYKEYDRVIKHLEAVQEDVLENIQEFLDHEEDVEEQQVASILPFVIKKDIEDVVVKYRVNLFVDNTETKGAPVIIDFNPTYNKIIGQIEYDNEFGNLRTDFTKIKPGLFHQANGGYLILQVTDVLNNTQSWEALKRVLKTKEVSIENLRELVGLTAVSSLKPEAIPVDVKVVLVGSSYLYNVLYEYDEDFKKLFKIRADFDSEMENKAENIKMLARFIHSFCKREKTPPFNAGAIAKVAEYASRLAENQNKMTTRFNNIVEILCEASTWSKIEEKKVVTSQDVRKAIIEKEKRSNLYEEKMEEMMKNNLIMIDCDGGKIGQINGLAVLDTGDYKFAKPSRITATTYMGESGIINIEKEAEMSGSIHDKGVHVLAGYLGQTYAQEFPLSLSCRICFEQNYNGVDGDSASSTELYAILSSLSEVPIKQGIAVTGSINQRGEIQPIGGVSYKIEGFFKTCKARGLTGNQGVIIPYQNIKDLVLKDEVIEAVKEGLFHIYPIRHIDEGIEILTGVPAGEKQKNCRYDGDTIHGKVYNKLNRFHKGSIHESKKLGSRRK from the coding sequence ATGAGGAAGTTTCCCGAATTAAAATATACCGAACTTAAAAAAACTATCGACCCCTCTGAATTTGATTTCAAAACTACCCAAGAACTAGATTATATGGAAGGAATCATAGGTCAGGAAAGAGCTGTAAAGGCGATGGAGTTTGGGCTTAACATTAAAATGAGGGGCTATAATATTTATATGTCGGGTCCCACGGGCTCAGGTAAAACCAGCTATGGTAAATCTTATATTAAAAAGGTTGCTGCTAATGAGGCAGTTCCTTATGATTGGTGTTATGTATATAACTATAATAAACCGGGCAACCCGATAGCCCTTCGTTTTCCACCAGGATTAGGAAAAGAATTTAGAGATGATATGAATGAACTTATAGAATACTTGTTAGTAGATATTCCAAAGGCCTTTAGTTCAGAGGAATATGAAAATGAAAAAACTGAAATCATAAAATCTTATCAGAGTAAAAGAGATGAATTAATAAAAAATATGAAGGATAAAGCAGAAGAATTAGGTTTTGCGGTCAAGATGACTAATTCTGGTATATACTTTGTGCCCGTGGTCGATGGAGAAGCCATCGAAGATGAAAATTTGGAAAGTTTGGATGATGAATTAAAAGAACAATTATCGGAAGTTACGGATGAAATACAAGATGAAGTTTCGGAGACGATGAAAGTATTAAGGGATATAGAAAAAAAGGCAAAGCAAAAGATAGAAGACCTGGATTATAAAATAGGATTATTTGCAGTAGGTCATCATATTAGCTGTTTAAAAGAAAGATATAAGGAATATGATAGGGTGATAAAGCATTTAGAAGCTGTTCAAGAAGATGTACTGGAAAACATTCAAGAATTCCTAGATCACGAGGAGGATGTGGAGGAACAGCAAGTAGCATCTATATTACCTTTTGTAATAAAAAAAGATATAGAAGATGTAGTGGTAAAATATAGGGTCAATCTTTTTGTAGATAATACTGAAACAAAAGGTGCCCCTGTCATTATAGACTTTAACCCGACATATAACAAAATAATAGGTCAAATAGAATATGATAATGAGTTTGGAAATCTGAGAACTGATTTTACTAAGATTAAACCCGGATTATTCCATCAGGCAAATGGCGGGTATTTGATTTTACAAGTGACAGATGTGCTAAATAATACCCAGTCCTGGGAGGCATTAAAAAGAGTTCTAAAAACTAAAGAGGTCAGTATAGAGAACTTAAGAGAGCTTGTTGGACTTACGGCAGTTTCTTCTTTAAAGCCGGAAGCTATCCCAGTAGATGTGAAGGTTGTTTTAGTGGGTAGCAGTTATTTATACAATGTGCTATATGAATATGATGAAGATTTTAAAAAGCTATTTAAAATCAGAGCGGATTTTGATTCAGAAATGGAAAACAAAGCAGAAAATATTAAGATGCTAGCTAGATTTATTCATTCTTTTTGTAAAAGGGAAAAAACCCCTCCTTTTAATGCGGGTGCTATTGCTAAGGTTGCAGAATATGCTTCTAGATTAGCAGAAAATCAAAATAAAATGACAACTAGATTTAATAATATAGTAGAAATATTATGTGAGGCCAGTACATGGTCAAAAATAGAAGAAAAAAAGGTTGTAACATCTCAGGATGTTAGGAAAGCTATTATAGAAAAAGAAAAACGCTCCAATCTATATGAAGAGAAAATGGAAGAAATGATGAAGAATAATTTGATTATGATAGATTGTGATGGGGGAAAAATAGGGCAGATTAATGGTCTTGCAGTATTAGATACAGGAGATTACAAATTTGCTAAACCCTCTAGGATTACGGCAACAACTTATATGGGAGAGTCAGGAATAATAAACATTGAAAAAGAGGCCGAGATGAGCGGTAGTATCCATGATAAAGGAGTTCATGTATTAGCAGGATATCTAGGTCAAACCTACGCTCAGGAATTTCCACTTTCCCTTTCTTGCAGAATATGTTTTGAGCAAAATTATAATGGGGTGGATGGAGATAGCGCATCTAGTACGGAATTATATGCAATTTTATCAAGTTTGAGTGAGGTTCCGATAAAACAAGGAATTGCAGTAACGGGTTCAATAAATCAAAGAGGTGAAATTCAACCTATAGGAGGGGTCTCCTATAAAATAGAGGGCTTTTTTAAAACTTGCAAAGCTAGGGGATTAACAGGAAATCAAGGGGTAATAATACCTTATCAAAACATTAAGGATTTAGTATTAAAAGATGAAGTGATAGAAGCTGTAAAAGAAGGGCTTTTTCATATATATCCCATAAGGCATATAGATGAAGGAATAGAAATACTCACAGGGGTTCCGGCAGGGGAGAAACAAAAAAATTGCAGATATGATGGGGATACCATCCATGGTAAAGTATATAATAAATTAAATCGATTTCATAAAGGAAGTATCCATGAAAGTAAAAAGTTAGGTTCAAGAAGAAAATAG
- a CDS encoding polymer-forming cytoskeletal protein, with product MRKFRILYGILFLLITASIVYGSVLDDEEEQLSGLQFMKQIVQQKRTKGESLLLFSNVHIRGEHTGSLYIVNGKIKIDGEVHGNIYAYGAEVYIRENAIITGDIKTISSKTAYHQDANIKGFVGPMFNTLNIFKKQWNKALFLHYTDDIPPFILNLIKIVLQMLVSLLFLSLFRGTVLLEGFFLVRQSKEVLYRGLVIYLMGIALILIFTLSIVGFPFAILLMLIIWIFSSLGEAALAVTIGDWILDMIFKKGKKDIYIEFWVGLSLVQLIKNAPILGWVGSKFLIPLISLGMLSQVLINKLLNATYISTKDDNKYRASSYRQSELYNIITKGVKGKG from the coding sequence ATGAGGAAGTTCCGAATTCTATATGGGATTCTATTTTTATTAATAACCGCATCTATTGTATATGGTTCAGTTTTAGATGATGAAGAGGAGCAACTTTCGGGGTTGCAGTTCATGAAACAAATTGTGCAGCAGAAGAGAACAAAAGGAGAATCCCTCCTTTTGTTCTCTAATGTGCATATACGAGGCGAACATACTGGAAGTTTATATATTGTTAATGGTAAAATAAAGATAGATGGAGAAGTCCATGGTAATATCTATGCATATGGGGCGGAAGTATATATAAGAGAAAATGCCATTATAACAGGAGATATCAAAACCATATCATCGAAAACAGCATATCATCAAGATGCAAATATAAAGGGTTTTGTAGGGCCTATGTTTAATACCTTGAATATTTTTAAGAAACAATGGAATAAGGCATTGTTCCTTCACTATACAGATGATATTCCACCGTTTATACTTAACTTAATAAAAATTGTTCTGCAGATGTTAGTAAGTTTATTGTTCTTATCTCTGTTTAGGGGAACGGTTCTCTTAGAGGGATTTTTTTTAGTTCGTCAAAGTAAGGAGGTTTTATATAGGGGATTAGTAATATATTTAATGGGCATTGCGCTTATTTTGATATTTACCCTATCCATAGTGGGTTTTCCTTTTGCCATTCTTCTAATGTTAATTATTTGGATATTCTCATCCCTAGGAGAGGCAGCCTTAGCTGTTACGATTGGGGATTGGATTCTAGATATGATTTTTAAGAAAGGAAAAAAGGATATATATATAGAATTTTGGGTAGGTTTATCATTGGTCCAGTTGATTAAGAATGCCCCTATTTTAGGGTGGGTTGGCAGTAAGTTTCTTATACCGCTTATTAGTTTGGGAATGCTTTCACAAGTCTTAATAAATAAATTACTTAACGCTACTTATATTTCTACAAAAGACGATAATAAATATAGAGCAAGTTCATACCGGCAATCGGAACTTTATAATATAATAACAAAAGGTGTAAAGGGGAAAGGTTGA
- a CDS encoding transcriptional repressor, producing MDMDKMKDSLRQRGYKLTNQRKAILEVLASYKGHVLSAEQIYEKTKEKYPKTNFSTIYRNLEILEKTEFIHRINMNGRASKYKVICNHGHHHHVICKDCGKSEIIDFCPLENIDKKLVNKDFILTDHNFELYGYCKKCIERNKKEQGNI from the coding sequence ATGGATATGGATAAAATGAAGGACAGTTTAAGACAAAGAGGTTATAAATTGACCAATCAAAGAAAGGCAATATTAGAGGTCTTGGCAAGTTATAAAGGTCACGTCTTATCTGCAGAACAAATTTATGAAAAGACTAAGGAGAAGTATCCCAAAACCAATTTTTCTACAATTTATAGAAACCTGGAAATATTAGAAAAAACTGAGTTTATTCATAGAATTAATATGAATGGACGGGCTTCGAAATATAAGGTAATCTGTAATCACGGCCACCACCACCATGTTATATGTAAGGACTGCGGAAAGTCAGAGATAATTGATTTTTGTCCCTTAGAAAATATAGATAAAAAGTTAGTTAACAAGGATTTTATTTTAACGGATCATAACTTTGAATTGTATGGTTACTGCAAAAAGTGCATTGAGAGGAATAAAAAGGAGCAAGGCAATATTTAG
- a CDS encoding metal ABC transporter permease, with product MLELLQYGFMQRAMVAGIIVGFLCPLIGIFVVLRRMSLIGDCLSHVALSGVAAGMLLNISPLAVTLVFSVTAALAIEKLRKSYEKYAELSISIIMSLGIALAVILISLAKSMTFDLFGYLFGNITTVLPADLWSIIGLGIVVIAAIYLLYKELFYISFDEEAAYLSGIPVKGVNLFFVVLTAITITLSMRIVGILLVSSLMVLPVASSLQIAHSFKHATLLSILFAQISVILGIIISYYFDLASGGTIVMIAVFILLSTFFIKNLKSHYIKRSKA from the coding sequence ATGTTAGAGCTATTACAATATGGTTTTATGCAAAGAGCTATGGTAGCTGGGATAATTGTAGGATTTTTATGTCCGCTTATCGGAATCTTCGTTGTTTTAAGAAGAATGTCCTTAATAGGTGATTGTCTATCCCACGTTGCCCTTTCCGGAGTTGCTGCCGGTATGCTTCTTAATATCTCACCTTTGGCAGTGACCCTTGTTTTTTCAGTTACTGCTGCCTTGGCAATTGAAAAGCTAAGAAAAAGCTATGAGAAGTATGCTGAACTTTCCATATCCATAATCATGTCCTTAGGAATCGCCCTAGCAGTTATCTTAATTAGCCTTGCTAAATCTATGACCTTTGATTTATTCGGCTATTTATTTGGAAATATAACAACAGTACTTCCTGCTGATTTGTGGTCAATTATAGGGCTAGGTATTGTTGTTATTGCAGCAATTTATCTTTTATATAAAGAATTATTTTATATATCCTTTGACGAGGAAGCCGCCTATCTATCAGGAATACCCGTAAAAGGTGTTAATTTATTTTTTGTAGTTTTGACAGCAATTACAATAACACTTTCCATGAGAATTGTGGGAATTCTTCTTGTATCTTCCCTAATGGTTCTCCCCGTTGCATCGAGTCTTCAAATTGCTCATAGTTTTAAACATGCTACTTTGCTGTCTATCCTGTTTGCACAGATTTCCGTTATCCTTGGAATTATTATATCCTATTATTTTGATTTAGCTTCTGGTGGAACTATCGTTATGATAGCTGTATTTATCCTTTTATCCACCTTCTTCATTAAAAACCTCAAAAGCCACTATATAAAAAGGAGCAAGGCCTAA
- a CDS encoding sigma-70 family RNA polymerase sigma factor, whose amino-acid sequence MEDYEIIQCCLQGEKEIFEELVSRYKNLVYSIILRMTNDSEEANDLAQDVFIKVYRNLDKYEPTYKFSTWIIRITTNLVIDSRRKQKYTAVSIDDMIYEPSTEEGPEDGYIRQEKSNEVMNALNSLPDMYKIPIILFHQQGLSYQEISDVINEPLSKVKNRIFRARRMLRDYLTQSKEGGAYEL is encoded by the coding sequence ATGGAAGATTATGAAATTATTCAGTGCTGCCTTCAAGGTGAAAAAGAAATATTCGAAGAATTAGTATCCCGCTATAAAAATTTAGTTTATTCTATAATTCTCAGGATGACTAATGATTCAGAGGAAGCTAATGATTTGGCACAGGATGTATTTATTAAAGTGTATCGCAATCTCGATAAGTATGAGCCTACTTATAAATTTTCTACTTGGATTATAAGAATTACTACTAATTTAGTTATAGATTCTAGAAGAAAGCAAAAATATACTGCAGTCAGTATAGATGATATGATTTATGAGCCTTCCACAGAGGAGGGGCCGGAAGACGGATATATAAGACAAGAAAAATCAAATGAAGTGATGAATGCATTAAATTCCCTACCTGATATGTACAAAATACCAATTATTTTATTTCATCAGCAGGGTTTGTCTTATCAAGAAATATCTGATGTAATAAATGAACCTTTATCTAAGGTCAAAAATCGTATATTTAGAGCAAGAAGAATGTTAAGGGATTATCTGACTCAATCAAAGGAGGGTGGAGCATATGAATTGTAA
- a CDS encoding ribonuclease Z: MLDVCLLGTGGMMPLPNRWLTALLIRYNGRKILIDCGEGTQISLKMLGWGFKTIDVICFTHYHGDHITGLPGLLLTIGNSGRKKPLTLIGPTGLKRVVEGLTVIAQELPFEIEYIELSEKEILQNEFRIEIMKGLFIKAVPVKHTVTCFAYVVELERRPRFIPEKAAKLNIPAYLWKNLQQGKNVEVNDNIYTPDLVLGDKRKGIKIAYCTDSRPVLNLIGSICKADLFICEGMYGAEEDKIQAQKNKHMTFSEAATLAYKADVKELWLTHYSPSLTNPYEYLDIALNIFTNTRLGKDGMVKNLIFSEEIIE, encoded by the coding sequence ATGTTAGATGTTTGTCTTTTGGGCACGGGAGGAATGATGCCCCTACCAAATAGATGGCTTACAGCCTTACTTATTAGATATAATGGGAGAAAGATTTTAATAGATTGTGGTGAGGGAACTCAAATAAGTTTAAAAATGTTAGGATGGGGATTTAAAACAATCGATGTTATTTGTTTTACCCATTATCACGGGGATCATATTACTGGATTACCGGGGCTTCTCCTGACTATTGGAAATTCAGGCAGAAAAAAGCCTCTTACTCTTATTGGTCCTACGGGACTTAAAAGAGTTGTAGAGGGATTAACCGTGATAGCACAGGAATTACCATTCGAAATAGAATATATAGAGTTATCGGAAAAAGAGATTTTACAAAATGAGTTTAGAATTGAGATTATGAAAGGACTTTTTATAAAAGCTGTTCCAGTTAAGCATACGGTTACTTGCTTTGCCTATGTTGTAGAGTTGGAAAGACGTCCTAGATTTATTCCGGAAAAGGCGGCTAAATTAAATATTCCCGCCTATCTTTGGAAAAACCTTCAACAGGGAAAGAATGTGGAAGTAAATGATAATATCTATACACCGGATTTGGTTTTAGGAGATAAGAGGAAAGGTATTAAAATTGCTTACTGCACAGATAGCAGACCAGTTTTAAATCTTATAGGCTCTATTTGCAAGGCAGATTTATTTATATGTGAAGGAATGTATGGGGCAGAAGAAGATAAAATTCAGGCACAAAAAAATAAGCATATGACTTTTTCTGAGGCTGCAACATTAGCATATAAGGCGGATGTAAAGGAGTTATGGCTTACTCATTACAGTCCTTCCCTAACTAATCCATATGAATACTTAGATATAGCACTAAATATCTTTACAAATACAAGATTGGGCAAAGATGGTATGGTTAAGAACCTGATATTTAGTGAAGAAATAATCGAATGA
- a CDS encoding TRAM domain-containing protein: MKKILRIIFSAILGSLFYLLFDFLYTAYLEPIHFFGQVPQKLGFIFPLGITLLVIIFSYITISSMVTERILRRLKVLEDLFINMPLKEIVVNIGGIFIGLIVANLLGIAVLQYGIIGTLIVLGLNIILGYLGYAIVQRKKEEIKMFEFCATNEHGFAKPKILDTSVIIDGRILDILKTGLIEGKILIPTFVLEELRHIADSSDALKRNRGRRGLDILNEIQKQLKITVEIVEADYKDIDEVDSKLLKMAQQMDAIIVTNDFNLNKVADFQGVFVFNINELANAVKPVVLPGEDMEVTVIKDGKEDGQGIAYLNDGTMIVVEGGRRYTGETVKVLVTSVLQTAAGRMIFTKTRDERTLE, encoded by the coding sequence ATGAAAAAAATACTAAGAATAATTTTTTCTGCAATATTAGGAAGTCTATTTTACTTATTATTTGATTTTTTATATACTGCATATCTAGAACCGATACATTTTTTTGGACAAGTACCTCAGAAACTAGGGTTTATTTTTCCTTTAGGAATTACCTTATTAGTAATTATTTTTTCTTATATTACAATATCATCTATGGTTACTGAAAGAATACTAAGAAGATTGAAAGTACTAGAAGACCTTTTCATTAATATGCCCTTAAAAGAAATAGTCGTTAATATTGGGGGCATTTTTATAGGACTAATTGTAGCTAATTTATTAGGGATTGCTGTACTTCAGTATGGTATTATAGGTACACTGATTGTATTAGGACTTAATATCATTTTGGGATATCTAGGATATGCGATAGTTCAAAGGAAAAAAGAAGAAATAAAGATGTTTGAGTTTTGCGCCACCAATGAACATGGGTTTGCAAAACCTAAAATTTTAGATACTAGTGTGATTATAGACGGAAGGATTTTAGATATCTTGAAAACAGGACTTATTGAGGGCAAAATATTGATTCCTACCTTTGTTTTGGAAGAACTTCGTCATATTGCAGACTCTTCAGACGCCCTTAAAAGAAATAGGGGTAGAAGGGGATTGGATATTCTAAATGAAATACAAAAGCAGCTTAAAATTACTGTAGAGATTGTAGAAGCAGATTACAAAGATATTGATGAAGTTGATAGTAAATTGCTGAAGATGGCTCAACAAATGGATGCTATCATTGTAACAAATGATTTTAATCTAAATAAGGTTGCAGATTTTCAAGGTGTATTTGTTTTTAATATTAATGAGCTGGCTAATGCCGTTAAGCCCGTAGTTCTTCCTGGGGAGGATATGGAGGTAACTGTGATAAAAGACGGAAAAGAAGATGGACAGGGTATTGCATATCTTAACGATGGGACTATGATTGTAGTGGAGGGTGGAAGGCGTTATACTGGTGAAACAGTTAAGGTTTTAGTCACAAGTGTTCTTCAGACAGCAGCAGGAAGAATGATTTTTACTAAAACAAGGGATGAAAGAACTCTGGAGTAA
- a CDS encoding zinc ABC transporter substrate-binding protein codes for MKKLLPIIILTILTLSLYGCSAKDAPPKNQTGITVYTSIYPLYDFASKIGQDKVHIYLMTPPGAEPHDWEPSARLMAQMENADILIYNGLDMELWIEKAIASINNPNLTIVNASNNAKLLKLVKDNHEDGRNPVHGNYDPHIWLNPINAIVQAENIKNALVEVDSDHKDFYENNFDELKSRLEDLDERYSTTLSQLSKKDIVVSHAAFGYLANRYGLNQYPISGLSPQAEPTPSQMAALSDFIKENNIEYIFFESLSNPKLANVIAKETGTNISILNPLGGLTQEEIDLGEDYFSIMEKNLVSIKNALGE; via the coding sequence ATGAAAAAACTTCTGCCTATTATCATCTTAACTATTTTAACCTTATCTTTATATGGATGCTCAGCAAAAGATGCCCCTCCTAAAAATCAAACGGGAATCACAGTATATACTAGCATATATCCACTATATGATTTTGCTTCAAAAATTGGTCAAGATAAAGTTCACATCTATCTTATGACCCCTCCTGGAGCCGAACCACATGATTGGGAACCCTCTGCAAGACTCATGGCCCAAATGGAAAATGCAGATATCTTAATCTATAATGGTTTGGATATGGAACTCTGGATAGAAAAAGCTATCGCATCAATAAATAATCCTAATTTAACCATTGTAAATGCATCAAATAATGCAAAGCTATTGAAATTAGTTAAAGACAATCATGAAGATGGACGCAACCCTGTTCACGGAAATTATGACCCTCATATTTGGCTTAATCCCATTAATGCTATAGTTCAAGCTGAAAATATTAAAAATGCATTGGTTGAGGTAGATAGCGATCATAAGGACTTTTATGAAAATAACTTTGATGAACTGAAATCTCGTCTTGAGGACCTAGATGAAAGGTATAGCACTACGCTTTCACAACTTTCCAAAAAGGATATTGTAGTATCTCACGCAGCCTTTGGGTATTTGGCAAATAGATACGGATTAAACCAGTACCCTATTTCCGGCTTATCTCCTCAGGCAGAACCTACGCCTTCGCAAATGGCTGCGCTTTCAGATTTTATCAAAGAAAATAATATTGAATATATCTTTTTCGAATCTTTATCAAATCCTAAATTGGCTAATGTTATTGCTAAGGAAACGGGGACTAATATTTCTATTTTAAACCCTTTAGGGGGACTAACTCAAGAAGAAATTGATTTAGGAGAAGATTATTTTAGTATTATGGAAAAAAACCTAGTTTCTATAAAAAATGCTTTAGGAGAATAA
- a CDS encoding metal ABC transporter ATP-binding protein, translated as MSPILELTNVSFGYDNNLILEDISLCINTGDYLGIVGPNGSGKSTLIKIILGLLKPTRGSVKLFGQDINLFKDWGKIGYVAQKAASFNASFPATVEEVIAANMYPQIGLFKRIKKEHLQRVYDVLEVVEMKAYGKRLIGNLSGGQQQRVFIARTLVSSPKIILLDEPTVGIDIQSQDRFYNLLNELSTKMGITIVIISHDIGVITQKVKQVACMGDKKLIVHNKSSGEPLPKVLTKVYGEGMDLLHHHH; from the coding sequence ATGAGCCCTATACTAGAACTTACGAATGTATCCTTTGGATATGATAATAATTTAATATTAGAAGATATATCCCTATGCATCAATACGGGGGATTACCTGGGCATAGTAGGTCCAAATGGTTCTGGGAAAAGTACCTTAATTAAAATAATATTAGGATTGCTAAAACCAACTAGAGGAAGCGTTAAGTTGTTCGGGCAAGATATAAACCTATTTAAAGATTGGGGTAAAATAGGATATGTAGCACAAAAGGCTGCCTCTTTCAATGCTAGTTTTCCCGCCACAGTAGAAGAAGTCATAGCTGCTAATATGTACCCCCAAATTGGCTTGTTTAAACGAATTAAAAAAGAACATCTCCAAAGGGTTTATGATGTCCTTGAAGTCGTAGAAATGAAAGCTTACGGTAAGAGATTAATTGGAAACCTCTCCGGCGGACAGCAACAAAGGGTTTTTATAGCAAGAACTTTAGTAAGTTCCCCTAAAATTATCCTCCTAGATGAACCTACTGTGGGAATCGATATACAGTCACAAGACAGATTTTATAATCTTTTAAATGAATTAAGCACAAAAATGGGTATCACCATCGTAATCATTTCCCATGACATAGGTGTAATCACACAAAAAGTTAAGCAAGTAGCCTGCATGGGGGATAAAAAACTCATAGTACATAATAAATCCTCCGGTGAACCTCTCCCTAAAGTACTGACTAAAGTATATGGGGAAGGAATGGATCTGCTTCATCATCATCATTAA
- a CDS encoding zf-HC2 domain-containing protein, with amino-acid sequence MNCNKVDHLIMKYMDGTLTKGEAKDLNSHIVGCSSCKEEFFIYQRVIEGMENDKAIEAPVDFEVGVMEKIKNIEIDYRPKKTTSLETIKAMVWGIFSLMFGIGVLLFIYRESFLEYMLQNPYIGHWAKVIVPTAYVLSSYIDQIKNEIGDILIYSKPLISSLRVVVISILTVLLGIQYYIYRRKKVEL; translated from the coding sequence ATGAATTGTAATAAGGTAGATCATTTAATAATGAAATATATGGATGGCACCCTGACTAAGGGAGAGGCTAAAGACCTAAATTCTCATATTGTGGGATGTAGTTCTTGTAAAGAAGAATTTTTTATTTATCAAAGGGTTATTGAGGGAATGGAAAATGATAAGGCAATAGAGGCTCCAGTAGACTTTGAAGTAGGGGTAATGGAAAAAATTAAAAATATAGAAATAGACTATAGGCCTAAAAAAACAACATCATTAGAAACCATAAAAGCAATGGTATGGGGAATATTCTCATTAATGTTTGGTATAGGGGTATTATTGTTTATTTACAGAGAATCCTTTTTAGAATATATGCTACAAAATCCTTATATAGGGCATTGGGCTAAAGTTATAGTACCCACGGCTTATGTTTTATCTTCTTACATTGATCAAATTAAAAACGAGATAGGAGACATTTTAATTTATAGTAAGCCGCTGATTTCATCATTAAGGGTAGTTGTAATATCTATTTTAACTGTTCTTTTAGGTATTCAATACTATATTTACCGAAGGAAAAAGGTAGAATTATGA